The following coding sequences are from one Acipenser ruthenus chromosome 7, fAciRut3.2 maternal haplotype, whole genome shotgun sequence window:
- the LOC117972348 gene encoding uncharacterized protein LOC117972348 isoform X2: protein MSKSNKPNHAKGSRRQQQPKVCLPGSKRKVPESQKLTAFFGLGRLDTPLSPEPGHADVPAEKAARIECVGEDSADGTEPDDSTKKSVPAKKSNSSGKSRTKCGAATYKSKFQPGWTTEWPFIKKGLTQHHFWCEICRTENACYHMGHADVERHIESESHQRKVKAVEQSQQITKFTVNTAPKVDNMTQLEAKARRAEIKVAVTMLSDFDVEDVVVDIGYWFKASTKRKCRLDEFCVFCDTEYMAVIDHVSTRWLSLETAVVRILQLYRALVSYFKSNIEKQARFKRLRKHFEDPMTEVHLLFYQATLPVFTEFNLLFQRQEPSVYLLHGQMRSYVKKLMSKFVTTTAIKNADVCEVEYKDKQNQVADHKLNVGWTTRTTLNRLHEAGEISQYQVDNFHKAVRAFFVAAVDYAFKKLPFKEPVLEHSQFIDFQQKMDCDVNDALYFVYRFSHLLPYGDPKEQDKLSEEFLDYQLMEEKDIPRSIWEQAVSRVSEQEVYHRMDKVWAHMATIKSPVTGMPKLPMLSKVAQLILTLPHSNADAERVFSMIGLNKTDTRNALALEGTLSSIMTIKMSGMEPNCFKYEPPAEVIKASKSAASSYNREHAAASNAGSECT from the exons atgagtAAATCAAACAAGCCAAACCATGCAAAGGGCTCTAGAAGACAGCAACAACCCAAAGTGTGTCTACCAGGATCAAAGCGAAAAGTACCAGAGAGCCAAAAACTGACAGCCTTCTTTGGCCTAGGAAGGCTTGACACACCACTGTCACCAGAACCTGGTCATGCTGATGTACCTGCTGAAAAGGCAGCCAGGATAGAGTGTGTAGGGGAAGATTCAGCTGATGGGACAGAACCAGATGACTCTACAAAAAAGTCTGTGCCAGCCAAGAAGTCAAATTCTTCTGGAAAATCAAGAACCAAATGTGGGGCAGCCACTTATAAATCCAAATTCCAGCCCGGGTGGACAACAGAATGGCCCTTTATTAAGAAGGGACTCACGCAGCATCATTTTTGGTGCGAGATTTGCAGAACTGAGAATGCTTGTTACCATATGGGCCATGCAGATGTGGAGCGTCACATAGAGAGCGAGTCACACCAGAGGAAGGTCAAGGCAGTGGAGCAATCGCAGCAAATTACCAAATTTACAGTGAACACAGCTCCAAAGGTGGATAACATGACACAACTTGAGGCGAAG GCACGACGAGCTGAGATCAAAGTTGCTGTGACGATG TTGTCAGACTTTGATGTGGAGGATGTGGTTGTAGATATTGGATACTGGTTCAAAGCAAGCACAAAGAGAAAATGTAGACTGGATG aattctgtgtgttttgtgataCTGAGTACATGGCTGTCATAGACCATGTTTCCACACGGTGGCTGAGTCTGGAGACGGCAGTAGTCCGCATTCTACAGCTGTATCGAGCACTTGTCAGCTACTTCAAGTCTAACA TTGAGAAACAAGCCCGCTTTAAGAGGCTTAGGAAGCATTTTGAGGATCCAATGACAGAGGTACACCTCTTATTCTACCAGGCCACACTGCCTGTCTTCACAGAGTTTAATTTACTCTTTCAGCGCCAAGAGCCATCTGTGTATCTTCTCCATGGACAG atgaggTCTTATGTTAAGAAACTCATGTCCAAGTTTGTTACCACAACTGCAATAAAAAATGCTGATGTGTGTGAAGTTGAGTATAAGGACAAACAGAACCAGGTGGCAG ATCACAAGCTTAATGTTGGCTGGACAACAAGAACAACCCTCAACCGTCTGCATGAAGCTGGTGAGATCAGTCAGTACCAGGTAGACAACTTCCACAAGGCTGTGAGGGCattctttgttgcagctgttgacTATGCCTTTAAGAAGCTGCCCTTCAAGGAGCCAGTCCTTGAACATTCACAATTCATTGACTTTCAACAGAAGATGGACTGTGATGTGAATGATGCCCTATACTTTGTGTACAG GTTTAGTCATCTGCTTCCATATGGAGATCCCAAAGAACAGGACAAGTTGAGTGAGGAGTTCCTGGACTATCAACTTATGGAGGAAAAGGACATTCCCAGAAGCATTTGGGAGCAGGCGGTGAGCAGAGTCAGTGAGCAGGAGGTGTACCACAGGATGGATAAAGTGTGGGCACACATGGCCACAATCAAGAGTCCAGTAACAGGAATGCCTAAGCTACCCATGCTGAGCAAGGTGGCACAACTAATTCTAACCCTGCCACACTCTAATGCTGATGCAGAAAGAGTTTTTTCAATGATTGGACTAAACAAGACTGACACACGGAATGCTCTGGCCTTGGAAGGCACACTGTCTTCTATAATGACAATAAAGATGTCCGGTATGGAGCCCAACTGCTTCAAGTATGAGCCCCCAGCAGAAGTAATCAAGGCCTCCAAGTCAGCTGCTTCCAGTTACAACCGTGAACATGCAGCAGCTTCAAATGCTGGCTCAGAATGCACCTAA
- the LOC117972348 gene encoding uncharacterized protein LOC117972348 isoform X1 gives MSKSNKPNHAKGSRRQQQPKVCLPGSKRKVPESQKLTAFFGLGRLDTPLSPEPGHADVPAEKAARIECVGEDSADGTEPDDSTKKSVPAKKSNSSGKSRTKCGAATYKSKFQPGWTTEWPFIKKGLTQHHFWCEICRTENACYHMGHADVERHIESESHQRKVKAVEQSQQITKFTVNTAPKVDNMTQLEAKARRAEIKVAVTMVNHNVPLAVADHFSPLMKECFKDSDVAQRYGAARTKTTCIINRAIAPYLHDELVKKMRNRPYTLSTDGSNDTGREKMNPLTVKLFDVDRVEHMFLDMCITTGTNAATAETIFEKMDSILKKDNIPWQNCVGLSVDNANVNMGVCNSIKSRILSINPTVYVHGCPCHIVHNNASAAGTHYIELSDFDVEDVVVDIGYWFKASTKRKCRLDEFCVFCDTEYMAVIDHVSTRWLSLETAVVRILQLYRALVSYFKSNIEKQARFKRLRKHFEDPMTEVHLLFYQATLPVFTEFNLLFQRQEPSVYLLHGQMRSYVKKLMSKFVTTTAIKNADVCEVEYKDKQNQVADHKLNVGWTTRTTLNRLHEAGEISQYQVDNFHKAVRAFFVAAVDYAFKKLPFKEPVLEHSQFIDFQQKMDCDVNDALYFVYRFSHLLPYGDPKEQDKLSEEFLDYQLMEEKDIPRSIWEQAVSRVSEQEVYHRMDKVWAHMATIKSPVTGMPKLPMLSKVAQLILTLPHSNADAERVFSMIGLNKTDTRNALALEGTLSSIMTIKMSGMEPNCFKYEPPAEVIKASKSAASSYNREHAAASNAGSECT, from the exons atgagtAAATCAAACAAGCCAAACCATGCAAAGGGCTCTAGAAGACAGCAACAACCCAAAGTGTGTCTACCAGGATCAAAGCGAAAAGTACCAGAGAGCCAAAAACTGACAGCCTTCTTTGGCCTAGGAAGGCTTGACACACCACTGTCACCAGAACCTGGTCATGCTGATGTACCTGCTGAAAAGGCAGCCAGGATAGAGTGTGTAGGGGAAGATTCAGCTGATGGGACAGAACCAGATGACTCTACAAAAAAGTCTGTGCCAGCCAAGAAGTCAAATTCTTCTGGAAAATCAAGAACCAAATGTGGGGCAGCCACTTATAAATCCAAATTCCAGCCCGGGTGGACAACAGAATGGCCCTTTATTAAGAAGGGACTCACGCAGCATCATTTTTGGTGCGAGATTTGCAGAACTGAGAATGCTTGTTACCATATGGGCCATGCAGATGTGGAGCGTCACATAGAGAGCGAGTCACACCAGAGGAAGGTCAAGGCAGTGGAGCAATCGCAGCAAATTACCAAATTTACAGTGAACACAGCTCCAAAGGTGGATAACATGACACAACTTGAGGCGAAG GCACGACGAGCTGAGATCAAAGTTGCTGTGACGATGGTAAATCACAATGTCCCCCTTGCAGTTGCTGACCACTTCAGCCCACTGATGAAAGAGTGTTTTAAGGATTCAGATGTGGCACAAAGATATGGTGCTGCAAGGACCAAGACTACTTGTATTATCAACAGGGCGATAGCACCATACCTTCATGATGAGCTGGTCAAAAAGATGAGAAACAGGCCATACACCTTGTCAACTGATGGATCAAATGATACAG gaAGGGAAAAGATGAACCCATTGACTGTGAAGCTGTTTGATGTAGACAGGGTGGAACACATGTTCCTAGATATGTGCATCACAACTGGCACTAATGCTGCCACAGCAGagaccatttttgaaaaaatggACAGTATCCTCAAGAAGGATAACATCCCATGGCAAAACTGTGTAGGTCTGTCAGTGGACAATGCCAATGTGAACATGGGTGTCTGTAACTCTATCAAATCAAGGATATTAAGCATAAATCCGACTGTTTATGTCCATGGTTGTCCTTGCCACATAGTTCACAACAATGCCAGTGCTGCTGGGACTCATTATATTGAG TTGTCAGACTTTGATGTGGAGGATGTGGTTGTAGATATTGGATACTGGTTCAAAGCAAGCACAAAGAGAAAATGTAGACTGGATG aattctgtgtgttttgtgataCTGAGTACATGGCTGTCATAGACCATGTTTCCACACGGTGGCTGAGTCTGGAGACGGCAGTAGTCCGCATTCTACAGCTGTATCGAGCACTTGTCAGCTACTTCAAGTCTAACA TTGAGAAACAAGCCCGCTTTAAGAGGCTTAGGAAGCATTTTGAGGATCCAATGACAGAGGTACACCTCTTATTCTACCAGGCCACACTGCCTGTCTTCACAGAGTTTAATTTACTCTTTCAGCGCCAAGAGCCATCTGTGTATCTTCTCCATGGACAG atgaggTCTTATGTTAAGAAACTCATGTCCAAGTTTGTTACCACAACTGCAATAAAAAATGCTGATGTGTGTGAAGTTGAGTATAAGGACAAACAGAACCAGGTGGCAG ATCACAAGCTTAATGTTGGCTGGACAACAAGAACAACCCTCAACCGTCTGCATGAAGCTGGTGAGATCAGTCAGTACCAGGTAGACAACTTCCACAAGGCTGTGAGGGCattctttgttgcagctgttgacTATGCCTTTAAGAAGCTGCCCTTCAAGGAGCCAGTCCTTGAACATTCACAATTCATTGACTTTCAACAGAAGATGGACTGTGATGTGAATGATGCCCTATACTTTGTGTACAG GTTTAGTCATCTGCTTCCATATGGAGATCCCAAAGAACAGGACAAGTTGAGTGAGGAGTTCCTGGACTATCAACTTATGGAGGAAAAGGACATTCCCAGAAGCATTTGGGAGCAGGCGGTGAGCAGAGTCAGTGAGCAGGAGGTGTACCACAGGATGGATAAAGTGTGGGCACACATGGCCACAATCAAGAGTCCAGTAACAGGAATGCCTAAGCTACCCATGCTGAGCAAGGTGGCACAACTAATTCTAACCCTGCCACACTCTAATGCTGATGCAGAAAGAGTTTTTTCAATGATTGGACTAAACAAGACTGACACACGGAATGCTCTGGCCTTGGAAGGCACACTGTCTTCTATAATGACAATAAAGATGTCCGGTATGGAGCCCAACTGCTTCAAGTATGAGCCCCCAGCAGAAGTAATCAAGGCCTCCAAGTCAGCTGCTTCCAGTTACAACCGTGAACATGCAGCAGCTTCAAATGCTGGCTCAGAATGCACCTAA